Proteins encoded by one window of Thunnus thynnus chromosome 3, fThuThy2.1, whole genome shotgun sequence:
- the LOC137173458 gene encoding sialic acid-binding Ig-like lectin 12: MYEKKQQFSVHSSSPDIFSCAVKDHEDLHSAEVCVDDNNCWSVNYIRRRICALEGSSVNISSEYLYPDNQQPVSKVWYKIKRSGEEEAVETTEDAVRVQYLDNMNNQHILRIKNLKKTDSAKYTFRLQKDRRRWRGDTPGVTLIVSDLEVKLHPAVVTEGQRVTLTCSTSCPLTDNTNYIWYLNSRPLMVPESQNKHLVLDPVSIQHAGNYSCAVKTHQNISSGEKTLTVQSITGTSTAAVARVVAALLVIIPLTVFFWIRRKRFSSRSPRLETSDNMEQLNPGPVNENISAQPTQQDDLHCSRVHFSETQTDPLYSNVQPHQPKEQDDVACAVVNFRPNRTPK; the protein is encoded by the exons ATGTATGAGAAGAAACAGCAGTTTTCAGTTCACAGCTCCTCTCCTGATATCTTCTCCTGTGCTGTCAAAGACCACGAGGATCTGCACTCTGCTGAAGTCT GTGTTGATGATAATAACTGCTGGAGTGTAAATTACATCAGAAGGAGAATCTGCGCCCTGGAAGGCTCTTCAGTGAACATTTCAAGTGAATATTTGTATCCTGACAACCAGCAGCCTGTGTCTAAAGTTTGGTATAAAATAAAGAGAAGTGGTGAGGAGGAAGCTGTGGAGACGACTGAGGATGCAGTTCGCGTGCAGTATCttgacaacatgaacaaccagCACATCCTGAGAATCAAAAACCTGAAGAAGACTGACTCAGCAAAATACACATTCAGACTCCAAAAAGATAGACGGAGATGGAGGGGTGATACACCTGGAGTGACTTTGATTGTCTCAG ACTTGGAAGTTAAGTTGCATCCTGCTGTGGTGACAGAGGGCCAGAGAGTCACACTGACCTGCAGTACCAGCTGTCCTCTGACTGACAACACAAACTACATTTGGTACTTGAACAGTCGACCTCTGATGGTGCCAGAGAGCCAAAACAAACACCTGGTTCTAGACCCAGTCAGCATTCAGCATGCAGGAAACTACTCATGTGCTGTCAAAACCCACCAAAACATCAGCTCTGGTGAAAAGACTCTCACTGTCCAAAGTATCACAGgaacatcaacagcagcagttgCAAGAGTTGTTGCTGCTCTCCTGGTTATAATACCACTCACTGTCTTCTTCTGGATTAG GAGAAAGAGGTTCTCTAGCCGTTCTCCTAGACTTGAAACATCAGACAATATGGAGcag CTAAACCCTGGTCCTGTGAATGAAAACATCTCAGCCCAACCAACACAGCAGGATGATCTTCACTGTAGCAGAGTCCACTTCTCTGAGACCCAGACAGATCCTCTCTACTCCAACGTCCAGCCACACCAGCCTAAAGAACAGGACGATGTTGCTTGTGCTGTTGTCAACTTTAGACCCAACAGGACCCCAAAGTGA